The region ACAGAAGATCAAGTCCCTGACGAATGACAACAAGGAGCTGAGGAAACAGACGAAGTCTCTTCGGGCGGAGATCGGACTCGAGGCCAGTCCCAAGTTTAGCGGGAAAACTACAAAGGACATCATCAATGACTTCCATGAAAAGGAACGCCAATGCAATTCTCTAATTGAAAAGGCCGGGAAACTCAGTTTAACGATAGATGACTTAACATCCGAGTTGGCGAACACAGTGACTTCTAAAACCCTATTGGAAGATCAAGTACAGTCGTTGCAACAAAACCTCAAGGACATGACAAATAATCAGCGACGTTTGCTTAAATTGTGGGAGGACAAAAAACCACAACGAGAGCAGCTGTCACTCCCGGCGATTTCCCAGCGACCAGGGCCAGTGATCAATAAAGGCGTTCAGACCGAAATGTCCATTAATCTGTCACAAAAGCTTCCAGTAAATGCATTTGAGACCAAGCCATTTCGCAGAGATAGCGAGAAAAGATCAATGTTGGATAAACACAGCTTAGCTACTTTGACGCATGGGAATCCTCACGACAAAAAGGCGTTTGTGCATGATGAAATTAAAGGGCTTCAGCACTGATGACACCTGTTTGAGGCATCAGTGACAAAACACTGTTCTACACAAATAAACCCAATACCGTTTAAAAGGATTATACATTGAAATTATTGgacttttaatttgtttaagGGGACTCGTTTGTTTTGTTCTGTGATGTGCATCCCGGTGTTAATTATTCTGtagttatattatataataataattttgtaGAAATTGTATTTTATGTATATAGTAATTGTTTACACCATAAACTGTATACAAATGTGACAATTCTATGTTTGAAATAACTTAATTTGTCCAGTAAATGATGCTGCGTGATATGTTACTCTCCATTGAGAACAGGCAGTGACACAGACAGCTTCTACGCGGGGTCCTAGAAAGGTCCTTTGAATGCATGAGGCGCGCGATATGGGGAACGTATCTTACTGCAAAAAGACTTGGAAGTAGGAGTGAATTAAAGACACTGCCGTTGCATTTTGGATTTAATTTTCCACCGACATGTTTTCCGCGGAGCAAAACTGTTGGTTTGTACGCAAGGCAAGTATTGTAACTCACCCCGATTTCTTTATAAGCCCCCTTACTTGCTAGCCGGATCTGTCAACTTCTGCTAACCAGGCAGCTAAACATAAGCCCAGCCCAGCACAATGTGAATAATCGTTCTAACTTTTTCTTGATCCATTTTTTAAAAGTATGATCTATGCTAGAAACAAACGTCCGATCAGCCACCCCCTCGTAGAGTTTGTTTATGTCATTACAACGAATGATAAGGCTGTGTGTAGGTGGTTTGCTGGAGAGCTGCTGCCAGCATCGCTTGGGCTGTCCTGTTGCTGCCTCCGGTCACAGCCCTGTTCGTAGTTCTCAGCAGAGTCAGCCTCTTCCACCCCATCGAGTGGATCACAGGTCAGCGCTCACTCCATCCCGTGCTCCAGACGACCCGCTACCAATAGCTAACATCATCTCTGAGTGTATTTTTCTAAggctttgtgttttgtgttgtctACAGAATGCCTGTCTATTTTGACGAGTGCCAGTACCATGTTCTCCTTCGTTTTGTTATGCGGAGTGGTGGTCGTGGTCGGCTTCTTCAACCTTGAGTACTACACGGGTAAGTGAATGGCATGGTTGTATGGTATGGTAGAAACGTGTAGACGTGGTGCTTTTGTTTTTCACTGGCGTTAACATCTTGCAAAAGTATACATTCTGAAATGTGTAACATTGGTTGCATGCTAAACTTTCTGTTTCTGCCTTTTTCTTCTGAAGTTACCCCGTCCATTGCTTGCTCAAAAATTGCTCTCCTGGCTCAGCTTCTCCACCCTCGGCAGTGTCTTCACGCCGTGGTCCACTGCATCATGGGGGTGATAGTGGCCTGGTGTTGTGCCTTCACCATTGGTCCCAGATACCAGAATCTTGCTTCCGTGTGCACTCTGGTTGATGGGTAAGAagaccactgttgtttttatgcaAGGTGCTATGCTTTAATCATTGGTAAACAAACTTTTGGTCGGTTTCCtagtatttattttgttgtcaTTTTTCTATGCAGTGATCCTCAGCTGTGCCTGAATGAATACCACCTTGTCTTGATCCTGTTCGGGGCCTTTGTTGGCTGTAGTCACAGTCTGTTTGGTGTCATGCACAACATGAACTATGTGCCCTTTCATGCAGTTCAGGTATGTGTTAATAGTTTATAGTGGTGTGAATTACATACTGGCTGGGTAATCACAAGGGCTCAGGATTCGGTTTATCGTTAATCTTTGTCCTTTGCTTCGTTTCCCACTCTAGCAATACAAATATCTTCGTTTCAAGGGAAATCTCCCATTGGTGGTGAAATGCAGTGCCATTCAATCTCTCTATTTCACCAGGAACTTCCTTGCGGTTTACTTCTTTTTGGGTAAGTCCCACCCTATCTGGTGCAAACTTAACTTTAATTGGACAACTCACCCTAACAGCCCTTTCACTGTTATGGGTTGATATTTTGAAGAT is a window of Gadus macrocephalus chromosome 8, ASM3116895v1 DNA encoding:
- the zgc:113691 gene encoding uncharacterized protein zgc:113691, with translation MATSNGNGDKVSKFETLKLLEKCRKERDDALHRESVFREKLRQFESRSRSTEALKQKIKSLTNDNKELRKQTKSLRAEIGLEASPKFSGKTTKDIINDFHEKERQCNSLIEKAGKLSLTIDDLTSELANTVTSKTLLEDQVQSLQQNLKDMTNNQRRLLKLWEDKKPQREQLSLPAISQRPGPVINKGVQTEMSINLSQKLPVNAFETKPFRRDSEKRSMLDKHSLATLTHGNPHDKKAFVHDEIKGLQH